In the Brachyhypopomus gauderio isolate BG-103 chromosome 4, BGAUD_0.2, whole genome shotgun sequence genome, one interval contains:
- the srp19 gene encoding signal recognition particle 19 kDa protein, with product MAHLTNNCSEKERFLCIYPAYINSKKTLAEGRRIPSEKGVENPSCAEIKDVLTAAGMNVYVENKMYPREWNRDVQFRGRVRVQIRRDDGSLCQDKFTSKKDIMLYVAEMIPKLKTRTQKSGGSDSGAQQGEGGKKGKKKKK from the exons GTTCTTGTGTATATATCCAGCTTACATCAACAGTAAAAAGACATTAGCAGAGGGTCGAAGAATTCCAAGTGAGAAG GGCGTGGAAAACCCTTCCTGTGCTGAAATCAAAGATGTTTTGACTGCTGCAGGAATGAATGTCTATGTTGAG AACAAGATGTATCCACGTGAATGGAATCGAGACGTGCAGttcagaggaagagtgagagttCAAATCAGAAGAGATGACGGAAGCTTGTGCCAAGACAAGTTTACCTCTA AAAAGGACATTATGTTGTACGTGGCTGAGATGATTCCAAAGTTGAAGACAAGAACGCAGAAAAGCGGAGGTAGCGACTCAGGAGCGCAGCAAGGAGAAGGAGGGAAAAAaggcaagaagaagaagaaatga
- the LOC143511656 gene encoding protein FAM240C — protein sequence MNEALIHDKLFIKTFWEKRIGNHTKDIENEELRMKNSALSKLRDEWLKRLEFRTKHLKNFNSGQAMKSTVTNQTDQ from the exons ATGAATGAGGCACTGATTCATGACAAATTATTTATCAAAACATTCTGGGAGAAAAGAATTGGAAATCACACCAAGGATATAGAAAATGAAGAACTACGGATGAAGAATAGTGCTCTGTCAAA GCTACGTGATGAATGGCTCAAGAGACTTGAGTTTCGGACAAAACATCTCAAGAATTTCAACAGTGGACAAGCCATGAAATCAACAGTAACAAACCAGACTGATCAATAA
- the lrrc2 gene encoding leucine-rich repeat-containing protein 2 isoform X1, whose translation MKPGIDIPLYDLSLIRELWEGRVRKYKQRQKKEKERIDKSALAKINEQWQYRIRCKKLKSMEVTALQCYLERSTLAEMDILPIVDTNLDSEDKKYIFELRGDKWRKLPEDLQDMTYLREWHISGTKILKIPTYIEAFVDLRVLDVPKNGLTILPAEIGKLANLKELKVNYNKISSIPPELGACENLEKLEMAANVDLSELPFELSNLKKIIHLDISENKFGSIPICVLRMSSLQWLDISNNRLLDLPEDIDRMEKLQTVFLHKNKLKYLPMSMTNIVTLKMLVVSGDELTCVPSRITDNPKIKFITLFDNPVTVNDAEDKDEIMLQDEHEKEFMQTYIETLKDRDTAPTYTTKVSFSCLL comes from the exons ATGAAGCCTGGTATTGACATTCCTCTGTATGACCTTTCACTGATACGTGAGCTGTGGGAGGGCCGGGTCAGGAAGTACAAGCAGAGGcagaagaaagagaaggaaagGATCGACAAAAGTGCATTAGCCAA GATAAATGAGCAATGGCAGTATCGCATAAGATGCAAAAAACTGAAGAGCATGGAGGTCACTGCACTCCAGTGCTATTTGGAGAGATCAACCTTGGCAGAAATGGACATTCTTCCCATAGTTGACACAA ATCTTGACAGTGAAGACAAGAAATACATTTTTGAGCTGCGTGGTGATAAATGGAGG AAACTACCAGAAGATCTTCAGGATATGACCTATCTTAGAGAATGGCATATTTCTGGaacaaaaattttaaaaatccCAACCTACATTGAGGCGTTTGTGGATTTGCGTGTCCTGGATGTACCTAAAAATGGACTCACAATACTTCCAGCTGAGATAG GAAAACTGGCTAACCTGAAGGAACTGAAGGTGAATTATAATAAGATATCCAGCATTCCCCCTGAACTTGGGGCATGTGAAAACCTGGAGAAACTAGAAATGGCAGCAAATGTTGATCTCAGTGAACTGCCCTTTGAG TTGAGCaacctaaaaaaaattatacatcTAGATATATCAGAAAACAAATTCGGCAGCATTCCAATCTGTGTACTTCGAATGTCAAGCCTGCAGTGGCTGGACATCAGTAATAATAGACTCCTGGATTTGCCAGAGGATATTGACAG GATGGAAAAGTTACAGACTGTGTTCCTGCACAAGAACAAACTGAAGTACTTACCAATGTCTATGACAAATATTGTTACACTCAAGATGCTTGTTGTCAGTGGGGATGAACTAACCTGTGTTCCTTCCAGGATCACTGATAACCCAAAAATCAA ATTCATAACATTATTTGATAATCCAGTAACCGTGAATGACGCTGAGGACAAAGATGAAATTATGCTGCAGGATGAACATGAGAAGGAGTTTATGCAAACCTATATAGAGACTCTTAAAGACAGAG ATACAGCACCAACATACACTACCAAAGTGTCCTTCAGTTGCCTTCTTTAG
- the lrrc2 gene encoding leucine-rich repeat-containing protein 2 isoform X2 — MKPGIDIPLYDLSLIRELWEGRVRKYKQRQKKEKERIDKSALAKINEQWQYRIRCKKLKSMEVTALQCYLERSTLAEMDILPIVDTNLDSEDKKYIFELRGDKWRKLPEDLQDMTYLREWHISGTKILKIPTYIEAFVDLRVLDVPKNGLTILPAEIGKLANLKELKVNYNKISSIPPELGACENLEKLEMAANVDLSELPFELSNLKKIIHLDISENKFGSIPICVLRMSSLQWLDISNNRLLDLPEDIDRMEKLQTVFLHKNKLKYLPMSMTNIVTLKMLVVSGDELTCVPSRITDNPKIKFITLFDNPVTVNDAEDKDEIMLQDEHEKEFMQTYIETLKDRECSASIKTM; from the exons ATGAAGCCTGGTATTGACATTCCTCTGTATGACCTTTCACTGATACGTGAGCTGTGGGAGGGCCGGGTCAGGAAGTACAAGCAGAGGcagaagaaagagaaggaaagGATCGACAAAAGTGCATTAGCCAA GATAAATGAGCAATGGCAGTATCGCATAAGATGCAAAAAACTGAAGAGCATGGAGGTCACTGCACTCCAGTGCTATTTGGAGAGATCAACCTTGGCAGAAATGGACATTCTTCCCATAGTTGACACAA ATCTTGACAGTGAAGACAAGAAATACATTTTTGAGCTGCGTGGTGATAAATGGAGG AAACTACCAGAAGATCTTCAGGATATGACCTATCTTAGAGAATGGCATATTTCTGGaacaaaaattttaaaaatccCAACCTACATTGAGGCGTTTGTGGATTTGCGTGTCCTGGATGTACCTAAAAATGGACTCACAATACTTCCAGCTGAGATAG GAAAACTGGCTAACCTGAAGGAACTGAAGGTGAATTATAATAAGATATCCAGCATTCCCCCTGAACTTGGGGCATGTGAAAACCTGGAGAAACTAGAAATGGCAGCAAATGTTGATCTCAGTGAACTGCCCTTTGAG TTGAGCaacctaaaaaaaattatacatcTAGATATATCAGAAAACAAATTCGGCAGCATTCCAATCTGTGTACTTCGAATGTCAAGCCTGCAGTGGCTGGACATCAGTAATAATAGACTCCTGGATTTGCCAGAGGATATTGACAG GATGGAAAAGTTACAGACTGTGTTCCTGCACAAGAACAAACTGAAGTACTTACCAATGTCTATGACAAATATTGTTACACTCAAGATGCTTGTTGTCAGTGGGGATGAACTAACCTGTGTTCCTTCCAGGATCACTGATAACCCAAAAATCAA ATTCATAACATTATTTGATAATCCAGTAACCGTGAATGACGCTGAGGACAAAGATGAAATTATGCTGCAGGATGAACATGAGAAGGAGTTTATGCAAACCTATATAGAGACTCTTAAAGACAGAG AATGCTCAGCTTCCATCAAAACTATGTAG